CAACCACCTCCAAACACGTATGATAGTGGTTTGGTGTAACGTTCCGTATATTTTCGATTTATGTACCAAGCGAAAGCCAAAAGGGCAACTACAAACAATGAAGTAGGCAAATAAACATTTAAAAAAGGCTGTATGTAGCTGGATTTTTCCGCTACATATCTTTCAAAATAGATAAGATTATACACCTCTCTATCGTGTAAAAGGCTAAAAAATGTGATTGCCATAAGCGGATAGGAAAGCCATTCGTAAAAGGGCATTTTCTTACTTCGAGCTACCCAAAACAAAAGGGCGGCTTGTGTAGCCCAAAAAAGAGTGACCACAAATCCGTCTGCCATAATAGGAAGCACTATGGTGGCAAACCCTAAAACGAGTATTATTGACAGATAATACATATTGTTTTTCAAATCTTTGGAACGCAAAAACACCGCCAACAAAAAGTGAAAAAGTGCATTTGCCAAAGTGAAAAATCCTAATGAAATAGAGCTGTTTGAAGTACTTCCGCTTAAGAGCGAATATCCCAGCAAAAATACCAAAATACTATTACATAACATTAAAACTAAGTCTGTCCATCCAAATACATAGTCCTTCTTTTTAATTCCGATAAGCAAAGGAATATGAAAAATCAAGAAATACACCAAACAAAACAGATAATACGTATGCAGATACTGTTCTTGATAATATCCTCCTCGTGCTATCAAATACATCAACCAAGTTAGGGAAAAAGCAGTTATTTGTAAAATTCTCCATTTCTTGAAGATAAAAATAATCATAATCCCGATGTTAATTATTGCCACATAAGTGAACAAAATTGGAATATTTCCCGAACCATCACTAAGTAAAAAGGGCACGGCATACCCCCCTACTAAACCTAATAAAGCGATAAGTTGTCGATTGTAATTCAATGCTGAAACCACAGCAAAAGCGGTAAATGAAAACATCATAACAAACGCTAAAACTCTGGGAAACAGATTGTAAAAATCAAAAGCAATATAAGTAATAAAGTAGAAAATAGTCAGCGCCCCACTAACCAAAACAGCACTAAAAGCCTCATACTTAGCCTTTAGTTTAAACCCAAAAACTAAAAGCAACGTTCCTGTTACGTACCCTAAAACTACACGCATCAGCGGACTAATCAAGTTATTATCAATGGAATATTTTACTCCAATAAAAACTCCGATAATCAAAACGAAAATACCCACCTTATTGAGTAAGTTTTCTCCCAAAAATCGCTCTAAACTGTTTTGGGTTTTCGGCAATGGTGGTGAAAATAGAGTGTCTTGAGGATGTTTTTTCTGTCGCTGTTCTCTTTCAAACACCTCTGGATCTTTGAATGACCAACCTTTTTTCGGTTCAGTGGCCTGTAGTGGTGATGGCTCCTCCAACACAGGTTTAGTTGCTGTTTTTGGCTCAAAAACCTCCAATTGCGCATCATTGAAATGTACTTGTTCCTCCTGCGAATATTTTCCCGTTTGGTTGAGCATACTATCCAAAACTTGACGAATTTCGTTGATTTCTGTCATAAAAAGCTCTTGCCTTTTAAGCAACTCTCTAAGTTTTTCCTGTAACGCTTGTATCTCTTTTTCCGAAGCCATACTTTTTTATTCAATGAATAACAAAGATATACAAGTTTTTTAAATAGACAATTTATAAATTGAAATAAAATTCATAATTGACCACTAACACTAAAAAATTATCATCATACTTTTTATAACACAACCTCCTTTTGTATGTAAACATACCATTTTCTAAAGATAACGACATTCATTTAAAAAAATGTGATTAGTTTTGCTAAAAAATTAAAAGTGGGAACTAATTACAGTATTACCGAAAAATTTGGAGCAAATCTCGCTGAATTTTTGGCTCAAAAAATTCAAAAAATCTACCCAAAGTTTGATTCGGAACACTTCATACAAGATACCGAAAGCAAAACCATAGGACAGACCTACACGCAACGTGTAGCATCCCTTGCCGAACTTTTAAAAAACTATTTACCTGCTGATTATAAAGAGGCTTTAACCATTCTATTTGCAATTTTGGGCGAAGAAAATCCGAATCAAACGGGAATGTTTACTCACTTTTACTGGATTTTACCCATAGGAAAATTTGTACAAGAGTACGGATTGAACAATTTTGAACTTTCAATGAAAGCTATCGAAGAAATCACCAAAAGAAATACAGGGGAATACGCCGTTCGCCCCTATATTCGAAAGCACCCACAAGCCGCTCTCGAAATCGTTAAAATATGGGCAAAATCACCCAATTTTCACTTGCGCAGATTGGCAAGTGAAGGGCTACGACCAAAGCTCCCTTGGGCAAGTAAATTAGATACTTTCATAGAAAACCCTACCCCTGTTTTCGAAGTTCTCGAACTATTAAAAGAAGATGAAATTTTGTTCGTTAAAAAATCGGTTGCTAACCACCTTACCGATTGGCTCAAAGTAAATCGCCAAGCCGTTTTACCTTTGATTGAACGCTGGAAAACTTCCGAAAACCCAAACACTCAATGGATTATCAAAAGAGCCACACGTAAAATACAATAATTTGTTGCGTATTATTTATTTAATTAGACTTTGTCCCCATTTTTTGCTAAAAAATATGTAGTTTTGCCCTTTTAGAATTTCACAAAAAAGGAAACTACACCTATGATTGACAAAATTAAGGAAGATATTGCTCAAGTAGAAGGTTTTAACGCAACTACAAAAGAAGAAATTGAACAGTTTCGCATCCAGTATTTAGGAAAAAAAGGAATTTTAAATGATTTTTTTGCTGCTTTTAAGCAAGTTCCTAATGAAGAAAAAAAGGCTTTCGGGCAAGTTATCAATGAGCTGAAAAATAAGGTAGAAGCCAAAGTGCAAGAACTTCGTGATGCTTTGGAACAACAACAAGAAAGCAAAGGCGTTTATGGAGATTTAACACGTCCTGCCACACCCATCAGCTTGGGAGCAAGGCACCCAATATCACTGGTAAAAAAACAAATCGTGGAAATTTTTTCTAACATTGGGTTTAACGTTTCCGAAGGACCTGAAATTGAAGACGATTGGCATAATTTCACGGCATTGAATTTACCTGAATATCACCCTGCTCGTGATATGCAAGATACGTTTTTCATTCAAACTAATCCTGATATTTTGCTCCGTACGCATACTAGTTCGGTACAGGTTCGGTATATGGAAAACCACCAACCGCCAATTCGTACCATTTCTCCAGGACGTGTATTCAGAAATGAAGCTATTTCGGCACGTTCGCATTGTTTATTCCATCAGGTAGAAGGGCTTTACATCGACAAAGACGTATCTTTTGCTGATTTGAAACAAACATTGCTTTATTTCACTAAAGAAATGTTCGGAAAGTCAAAAATTCGTTTGCGTCCGTCGTATTTTCCGTTTACAGAGCCTTCTGCGGAAGTGGATATTTATTGGGGCTTGAATAACGAAATTGATTATCGCATCACTAAAGGAACGGGTTGGCTCGAAATTATGGGTTGTGGAATGGTTGACCCTAATGTATTGAAAAACTGCAATATAAATAGTGAAGAGTACAGTGGTTTTGCTTTCGGAATGGGAGTAGAACGTATAGCGATGTTGCTTTATCAAATTGGAGATATTCGTATGTTTTATGAGAATGATGTCCGTTTTTTAGAGCAGTTCAAAAGTTCTTTTTAAGAGGAACAGATGAAATCAAACATAATACATTTTCTTGTCCGTTTTTTAGGTTTCTTTTTGGTGTTTTTCATCATAAGATATGTCTTTTCAAAAATGGATGATGGCATCAAAATGGAAAAGTTTTTGTTTTTATGTCTTTTTCTGTGGAGCGGTATTTCTTCTTTGTATTTGATGGCGGAATCCTACTTTTTACTGACTGAAAAACGAAAAACTAAAGGTTTCATTAGTCTTGGTATAGGTGTTATGACAATTATTTACACTTTAATTGGGTTGAATCTGCTTATAGAAGTGTATTTTATGATAGCTTAAAGTTTATACAATGACTTTACAATAAAAAAGCAAGTCTTAAAAACTTGCTTTTTTGTTTTCATTCACAGAAAAACGACATTACTTTTCTTTGACAGGCACCGGAGGTGGTGGCGGAGGCGGTAATTCCGTACTTTTTTTCATTTTGCCAACCGGTGTTGGAGGAGCAGGAGGCGGTGGTAATTCCTCAGCTTTTTTTACTCTGATAGCAGATGGTGGAGTTGGTGGCGGAGGCGGCAATTGTAAGCCATACTTCTTAGTAAAAGCCTCTCTTTCTGATTTATTGGTAATTTGCTCCACAATTTCATTACCTGCTTCATCTGTCAGAGTAACAGTTGTTTTTTCTCCTTTTCCCTTAAGACTTACACCTTCTACTCTTATTATTTTATATTTGGCAGATGCTTGTAAGGGAGAAACTTCTTTTTGTTTTTCCGCTTCTTGGGCGTAGCTTTTTTCGGCAAAAACCACAAGGAATAGAACACTTGTTGGGATAAGCAACGCCATTTTACATAAATTACGAAAATGATTTACTTTTGTTTGTAACATAATCAGACGTTTTTTGGTGTTGTAAAAATTGAAATAATTATAAAATGGGACATTTGCAGAAGCAGCTCTTTTGAGTATAAGCATTTGATATTCTGCAATATTTGTGTGTTTAGAAACCACACAAGCATCGGCTAAAAACTCGTGATTGATTCGGATAGCTTTCCCAAACAAATGCACCATAGGGTGAAACCAAAACACGATTTTCAAAAACTCGACAAAAAGCAAATCCAAAGAATGTTTTTGCCGAATGTGGGTCAGTTCGTGTAATAAAACTTTCTGTTCATAGGCATCTTTTTTATTGATAAAAATGTAATTCCAAAATGAATGGGGTGCACATTCTTCTTCCAAAATTACCAAATAAGCTCCTTCGTAAACTTGTTTAGGATGTTTTTTGATTTTATTGAAGATTTTAAGCAAGTTACGTAAGAATCGAAATAGCATCAGAAACGCAATCACTCCATATAAACATATGATAATCAGATTTGTAAAGTCTTTAGTTTCTATAATCAATTGCTCTGTTGTTGGATTTACGTAAATTGAGGAATTGTTAACTTCTTGTGTAACGACTGTTTTCTCGAATGTTTTTTCAAATATGAGTTGAAAAGGCATTTCAATGGTAATCAGCGGAAAAACAAACGAAGCTACCAAAGCCAAGAGCAAGAAAAACCGATTGAATATCAGCATTTTTTCTCGCGATAGCAACAAGTGATACAATGTGTAGAAACACATACCACATAATAGCGTTTTGATAAGATACGGTATCATTTTATTCCTTTTTAAGGTTTGAATCTACTATTTTTTTCAATTCTTCCCATTGCTCGGGAGTCATCGAAATTTCTTTTGCAAAAAAGGAAGCAAACTGAAAAGCTGAATTTCCAAAATAATCACTGATAATGGTTTTCATCTTTCGGGAAAAATAGCTGTTTTTAGAAATTTTCGGATAATACTCACGTGAATTTCCCCGCTGATGATACCCAACCATCTGCTTGTCAATCATTCGTTTAAGAAGCGTAGCGATGGTTGTACTTGCCGGTTTTGGGTCAGGATAAGCCTCCAATAAATCTTTCATATAGGCAGTTTGTTTCTGCCATAAATATTCCATAAGCTGTTCTTCTGTATTTGATAATTTTTTCATTTTCTACAAGTTTAGATTTTACACTACAAATGTAGAAACAAATTTTAAATAGAAAAAATTTTTCTCCAACTTTTTTTCAAAATATTTTTCATTGTAATAGAAAATTTACTTGTAAGTAGTTGATTTTATGTAAGTATTGTAGTTTTGGTTATTTCTTGTTATTTTCTCTTTTTGCTTTATTCTTTTACTTTTTGCTTTATCCCCCACTCTTTATCATATTAAAAAAAATAGTACTTTTGGCAATAAATAAACTGATTGTGTTATGAATACATTTTTCACAGATGAATATTTTATGAAAAAAGCCCTAGAAGAAGCTCAAAAGGCTTTGGAGGAAGATGAAATTCCAGTAGGAGCAATCATTACCACAAACAATCAAATCATCGCCAAAGGGTATAATCTTACCCAAAAACTCAATGATGTTACCGCTCACGCTGAAATACAAGCCATAACAGCAGCATCAGGATATTTAGGAGGTAAATATTTGAAAAATTGCACTTTATACGTAACTCTTGAACCTTGTATTATGTGTGCTGGTGCCCTATTTTGGAGCCAAATATCGCGTGTGGTTTTTGCCGCTGACGACCCCAAACGTGGCTTTAGAACCGTAGGCAATTTGCTTCACCCCAAAACAGAAATTCAAAGTGGCGTATTGCAACACGAGGCAACACAACTTCTACACCAATTCTTTAATAAAAAAAGAAAGTAACCTTTTGAATATGAAAGTTCAACAACTATTTTGGATATTTTTATTCCTCTTAAGCACAAGCACTTACGCTCAGCAAGAGGAAAAAGACTCTTTGCCAAAAATAGAAGTTGATTCCAACAGGATTAAAAAAAACATTGAGTTCTACAAAGGAATTCAAGATTACTCCAAAAGAAGTAAACTGATGCGAATGCTACACCAGATAACTTTTGAACGCATTCGCCCTGCGGATAAATCTGACCCTAAAAAACAAGTAGAACAACGTGAGTTTGCACAATATCAAGGAAAAATCATTCGAAATATTGAAATTTATCCTTTAGACCCTTTCGGATTTGACGAAAAAGACCTAAATAAAAAACCCTCCCGAAATATTGACCGCTGGGGTAATGCCTTACACGGACGAACCAAAAAGTTTACCATCAAAGGGCAGTTACTCATCAAAGAAAATATGCCTCTGGACTCGGTATTACTCAAAGAATCGGAACGTATTTTGCGAAGTCGCAGATATATACGCCGTGCTTTGATTACTCCCATAGCTCTGGAACAGACTTCCGATTCTGTGGATATTCAAGTGGCGGTACTTGACAACTGGAGTATTTATGTTGATGCAGACGGTTCGCAAACACAAGGTAAAGTTCGGGTTCGTGAGCGCAACTTTCTTGGGCTTGGGCACGAGGCTACAGGTATTTATCGTCAACGATTTGACAATTGGCAGAAGAACGCATTCGCCTTAGGGTATCGAGCTGATAATCTATATAATAGCCAAATAAACGCCATTATTGAATATGATTTTAATTTCGATAATCAATACCACAAGCAATGGGTAATTGAGCGTCCGTTTTTTTCTCCGTATGCGCGTTGGTCAGGCAGCATTGGGCTGTACAAAAACAGATGGCGCGATGAAGTTCCTATCAATGACAGCATACATCGTCCAATGTTAAAAACTACAAAATTCGACGCTTATGCAAGTTATGCGTTTCCCATTTTCAAAAAGCGAAAAGATAGAACCAATCTCATTTTTTCAACAAGATATAAACTTTTGAATTATCACGAACGCCCCAAAGATTATATTTATGCCGATTTATATTATTCCAATGAAAGACTCTTTTTGGCAGAAGTCTTGCTCAATCGGGTGGACTATAAACAAGACCGATACATCTTCAGGCACGGCGACACAGAAGATGTTAGTACAGGGAAAAGTTTTGCTTTAACTTCTGGAATACTCCATAAAAATCAGGTAAATTACCCTTATTTGGGGGCAAGTTTCATTTGGGCGAATTACACGAATAGGGGATATTTTGGAGTTAAAACGGAAGCAGGTAGTCTGTTTTTGGTTGACCGAACCCAACAAACCGTTTTAAGAGGAGAGGTTACTCATTTTTCGAACCTTTTCCGTATGGGAGATTGGCATTTTAGGCAGTTTTTAAAAACGCATCTTACGGTGGGCTTTAATCGCAGGGGATTTGTAAAGGATCGTATCACCCTCAATGATGAGCACGGCATATCGGGCTTTCGAAGTAATTTTGTTTATGGCACTCGTCGTTGGGTGATTTCCTCACAAACACAGTCGTATTCGCCTTTTGAGTGGATTGGTTTTCGTTTCAGCCCTTTTTTGGTGGGTGACATTGGGTTTATAGGCTCAGAGCACGAGCCTTGGTTTAAAAACCAAGTGTACTCAAAAATTGGCATTGGGTTTTATGTAACGAATGATTACCTAATGTTCGGTGATTTTCAAGTATCATTTTGCTATTTTCCGAGGATTCCCGGAAGCGGTGATCATATTTATAACTTTACCAGTGTGCGTAATTATGATTTTGAGCTTCAAGATTTAGAAAAACGCATACCTCACATTATTGAGTTTAAGTAATTTTCTATGAATGATTTATTGAAAAACAGGTCAAATCTTGCTGCTTTTTTACGAGGTGCTTTGGGCAGAAGATAGGTTTTGTGACAACAAAAAACATTAAGCATTTAGACGCCATTTAATTGAATTCACACTTATGAATTGACTCCTCAAAAAGATACTTAAACCATTCACAGCAGTGAATGGATCACTTTTGAAGAAATGGAGTAATTCACACCCGTGAATTAGGAGTATTGGGTAGAACTTTATAAATTCATAGCTGTGAATTTATAAAATAAAGAGAATTTTAATCAATTCACATTAGTGAATAAAAGTAAATATGGTTCATTACTTCTGATAAGATATCAAATCTTGAAGTATCAGGTTTCGGATGTGATTTTTTAGAGCATTTTTATCTTCCAATGATAACCCTTTGGTAGATTCAAAAGCGTGAATATGTACACGTAACCTTCCGGGAGCCCCTGCTGTGAGTCGCCACGGAAAACGCTTTTTATTATCAAGAAACGTCATCGGAATAATAGAGATTTGATGCTCAATGGCCAATCGGAAAGCCCCGTCTTTAAATTGGTCTAAAATCACGAATTCCTCAGGGATTCCCCCCTCGGGAAAAATACAGATACTCAAGCCCAATTCCAATCGTTTCTTAGCGTGGTCATACACTTGTTTTCTACTTTTTGCATCAGAACGATCCACCAAAATAGCCACTCTTTTGTAAAAATAACCAAAAACAGGAAGCTTTGAGAGCTCTTTTTTTCCTACAAAAACAAAAGGTTGAGTACTACAATACATCATAAGCATAATGTCAATCATACTTACGTGATTGGCAACCAGCATATAACTTTGTCCGCTTTTGAAAGGCATTTCCTGCTGTATTTTGGGGAATAATCCCATTCCCCAAAGTATGGGTTTTGCCCAAAAATTACGTACAACCCAGTAAAATTTCCCATACCAAAGAGGATTACTTATCAAAATCAGCAAAAAAGGAATCAAAAACACAATGAGCAATCCTGTGAGTAAATAAAACCAAATTCGCCAAGCCAATATCAAAATTCGCATTATTAACTATGTTTTTAATAGAGGACAAATTTATTAAATCAGTAGAAAAAAGAGCGAAAAAAACATAAAAAAGGGACTGAACTTGCACTCAATCCCTTCTCTCTTAAATAAAATGAAAACAAAAACTAAAAGTACTTTATCTGAATATTCGAGGACCTAAGAAAGTAGTTTTAGTACTTTCTATTTTTTTACCATTGCTATACACCTCTATTTCAAAAACAGTGGTGTCATCTTTAAGTAAAAAGTCTTTGGTTTTGATAAATAGCGTTCCTTCTGCCATACCCTGCTTAGGAATGAAAATGGTTTCTTTGGAAACCAAAACAACATCTGCTGCTATGGGTGAAACGACCTTAAAGGAAACATTTTCAAAATCTTTAGTGGTTTTATTGATGATTTTATACGTATAGACATTACTAATAACATCATCTGGCTCGTGTTGGTACAGTTGCCCAGGTAAGCGCAAAACAGTAGCTTGTAATTCCGAACGTAAAAAGAGCATCCCTATAAGCACAATTATCAATGCCGATAAAACAGCTGTGTATCCTTTCATTCGTAAATTAAACTTAAAGGGAGCTTTTTTAGCGATGTTTTCTTCACTAGCGTATCGGATAAGCCCTTTAGGATAGCCTACTTTTTCCATTACTTCATCACAAGCATCAATACAAGCCGTACAGTTTACACATTCCAATTGTGTTCCGTTACGGATATCTATTCCAGTAGGGCAAACGTGAACGCATTGCATACAGTCAATACAATCTCCATAACCTAAGGCTTGTCGGTCTTCATTTTTACGAAATTTCTTACGTCCGTTTTCACCCTCGCCACGTTTGTAATCGTAAGCTACTACGATGGATTGGTTATCCAAAAGTACCCCTTGCAATCGTCCGTAAGGACAAGCAATGATACAGGCCTGTTCACGAAACCAGCTAAACACGAAGTAGAAAATACCTGTAAAAATAAGCAATGCAACGAAAGTACTCAAATGTGCCAAAGGTCCATCGGCAATGAGTTTTAGTAGCTCATCACTTCCGATAAGGTATGCCAAAAAGATGTTGGAAATGGCAAAAGAAATGATAAAAAAGATACTCCATTTGAGCAGTCGTTTTCTGATTTTTTCTCCATTCCAAGGTTGTTTATCCAATCGCATCTGTGCCCCACGATCGCCATCAATCCAATATTCAATACGGCGAAAAACCATCTCCATAAATATGGTTTGAGGGCAAATCCAGCCACAGAAAATCCTTCCGAAAGCCACCGTAAAGAGCGTAACAAAAACCACCCCAATAATCATCGAGATTACAAAAAGATAAAAATCTTGGGGCCAGAAAGGCAGTCCAAAAATATTAAATCGACGCTCCAAAACATTGAACATCAGAAATTGATTCCCTTCAATTTTAATAAAAGGAGCCGTAAAAAGGAATAAGAGTAAAAAATAACTTACGTACTTACGATAGTTGTAAAACTTCCCAGAAGGTTTTTTGGGATAAACCCAAGCCCGTTTTCCTTCCTCACTAATTGTACCAATGGAGTCACGAAAGACTTCTTTATTCTGTTCAGCCATAGGTGTGTTTGTTGTCAGTTAGTTTAAGTAAGCAAAGGTTGCTTTAAGTTTTTCAGCATATCTTCTTTTTGATAGAGAAGTTAAGGAAAAGCCACTTAAAGCAACCTAAACAAAATATTTTAAAAAAGGTTTTTTATAGAGAAACTTCTTGCTCTTGTGTGTCTTGGCTTGTTGTTTGCTCTACCCATAAGTCTCCTTCGGGTTCTTTAGGGTTTGCTGGAGTTTTTCCTCGTAATGATTTAATGTAACTTGCCACTTGTGCAATTTCTCTGGGTTTCAAGGTTGATTTCCAAGGCACCATACCTTTTCCTTCACGTCCTCCTTCAGAAATAGTAGTAAAAATTTCTTTTATACCACCTCCTAAAATCCAGTAATCATCGGTAAGATTAGGCCCAATACCTCCTCCACCATCTGCCATATGACAAGCCACGCAATTGGTTTCAAAGGCAACTTTCCCTGCGGAAATATCAGCAGCATCGGTAAGAAGTTCTACGTTATCTGCATTTAATAAATCGGGGGCGTTTCTTTTGTATTCTTCAATTTGAAGTTGCGCCTCGGCCACGGCTTTTTCGTATTCTGTTTTTTGATTGTCAGCACCCAAGATGTGGTAACGCACCATATAAATTCCTGCAAAAATAATAGTTAGGT
This genomic window from Capnocytophaga canimorsus contains:
- a CDS encoding DUF2339 domain-containing protein; its protein translation is MASEKEIQALQEKLRELLKRQELFMTEINEIRQVLDSMLNQTGKYSQEEQVHFNDAQLEVFEPKTATKPVLEEPSPLQATEPKKGWSFKDPEVFEREQRQKKHPQDTLFSPPLPKTQNSLERFLGENLLNKVGIFVLIIGVFIGVKYSIDNNLISPLMRVVLGYVTGTLLLVFGFKLKAKYEAFSAVLVSGALTIFYFITYIAFDFYNLFPRVLAFVMMFSFTAFAVVSALNYNRQLIALLGLVGGYAVPFLLSDGSGNIPILFTYVAIINIGIMIIFIFKKWRILQITAFSLTWLMYLIARGGYYQEQYLHTYYLFCLVYFLIFHIPLLIGIKKKDYVFGWTDLVLMLCNSILVFLLGYSLLSGSTSNSSISLGFFTLANALFHFLLAVFLRSKDLKNNMYYLSIILVLGFATIVLPIMADGFVVTLFWATQAALLFWVARSKKMPFYEWLSYPLMAITFFSLLHDREVYNLIYFERYVAEKSSYIQPFLNVYLPTSLFVVALLAFAWYINRKYTERYTKPLSYVFGGGCLLLLYLVFYQEIGYYWDFNFYNDEDKYWQYNYFKKLWLINYTLFFVASFILLVIMKIRQETIGYIALSIGFLSAFVFLTFGLYAISELRESYLFSEEIGYTDADMMHLYIRYISLAFFAYLIFALRTLLQSNLLKFRRLPFFALALHITILWVVSSELLHWTQMYQQTNNYKLGISILWGVYAVFMVVLGLFKRRRYVRLGGIALFGVTLLKLFFYDIANLTTIAKTIVFISLGVLLLLASFLYNKYTNRIEAEEEK
- a CDS encoding DNA alkylation repair protein gives rise to the protein MGTNYSITEKFGANLAEFLAQKIQKIYPKFDSEHFIQDTESKTIGQTYTQRVASLAELLKNYLPADYKEALTILFAILGEENPNQTGMFTHFYWILPIGKFVQEYGLNNFELSMKAIEEITKRNTGEYAVRPYIRKHPQAALEIVKIWAKSPNFHLRRLASEGLRPKLPWASKLDTFIENPTPVFEVLELLKEDEILFVKKSVANHLTDWLKVNRQAVLPLIERWKTSENPNTQWIIKRATRKIQ
- the pheS gene encoding phenylalanine--tRNA ligase subunit alpha, with product MIDKIKEDIAQVEGFNATTKEEIEQFRIQYLGKKGILNDFFAAFKQVPNEEKKAFGQVINELKNKVEAKVQELRDALEQQQESKGVYGDLTRPATPISLGARHPISLVKKQIVEIFSNIGFNVSEGPEIEDDWHNFTALNLPEYHPARDMQDTFFIQTNPDILLRTHTSSVQVRYMENHQPPIRTISPGRVFRNEAISARSHCLFHQVEGLYIDKDVSFADLKQTLLYFTKEMFGKSKIRLRPSYFPFTEPSAEVDIYWGLNNEIDYRITKGTGWLEIMGCGMVDPNVLKNCNINSEEYSGFAFGMGVERIAMLLYQIGDIRMFYENDVRFLEQFKSSF
- a CDS encoding M56 family metallopeptidase codes for the protein MIPYLIKTLLCGMCFYTLYHLLLSREKMLIFNRFFLLLALVASFVFPLITIEMPFQLIFEKTFEKTVVTQEVNNSSIYVNPTTEQLIIETKDFTNLIIICLYGVIAFLMLFRFLRNLLKIFNKIKKHPKQVYEGAYLVILEEECAPHSFWNYIFINKKDAYEQKVLLHELTHIRQKHSLDLLFVEFLKIVFWFHPMVHLFGKAIRINHEFLADACVVSKHTNIAEYQMLILKRAASANVPFYNYFNFYNTKKRLIMLQTKVNHFRNLCKMALLIPTSVLFLVVFAEKSYAQEAEKQKEVSPLQASAKYKIIRVEGVSLKGKGEKTTVTLTDEAGNEIVEQITNKSEREAFTKKYGLQLPPPPPTPPSAIRVKKAEELPPPPAPPTPVGKMKKSTELPPPPPPPVPVKEK
- a CDS encoding BlaI/MecI/CopY family transcriptional regulator, encoding MKKLSNTEEQLMEYLWQKQTAYMKDLLEAYPDPKPASTTIATLLKRMIDKQMVGYHQRGNSREYYPKISKNSYFSRKMKTIISDYFGNSAFQFASFFAKEISMTPEQWEELKKIVDSNLKKE
- a CDS encoding nucleoside deaminase; translation: MNTFFTDEYFMKKALEEAQKALEEDEIPVGAIITTNNQIIAKGYNLTQKLNDVTAHAEIQAITAASGYLGGKYLKNCTLYVTLEPCIMCAGALFWSQISRVVFAADDPKRGFRTVGNLLHPKTEIQSGVLQHEATQLLHQFFNKKRK
- a CDS encoding BamA/TamA family outer membrane protein, which encodes MKVQQLFWIFLFLLSTSTYAQQEEKDSLPKIEVDSNRIKKNIEFYKGIQDYSKRSKLMRMLHQITFERIRPADKSDPKKQVEQREFAQYQGKIIRNIEIYPLDPFGFDEKDLNKKPSRNIDRWGNALHGRTKKFTIKGQLLIKENMPLDSVLLKESERILRSRRYIRRALITPIALEQTSDSVDIQVAVLDNWSIYVDADGSQTQGKVRVRERNFLGLGHEATGIYRQRFDNWQKNAFALGYRADNLYNSQINAIIEYDFNFDNQYHKQWVIERPFFSPYARWSGSIGLYKNRWRDEVPINDSIHRPMLKTTKFDAYASYAFPIFKKRKDRTNLIFSTRYKLLNYHERPKDYIYADLYYSNERLFLAEVLLNRVDYKQDRYIFRHGDTEDVSTGKSFALTSGILHKNQVNYPYLGASFIWANYTNRGYFGVKTEAGSLFLVDRTQQTVLRGEVTHFSNLFRMGDWHFRQFLKTHLTVGFNRRGFVKDRITLNDEHGISGFRSNFVYGTRRWVISSQTQSYSPFEWIGFRFSPFLVGDIGFIGSEHEPWFKNQVYSKIGIGFYVTNDYLMFGDFQVSFCYFPRIPGSGDHIYNFTSVRNYDFELQDLEKRIPHIIEFK
- a CDS encoding lysophospholipid acyltransferase family protein — translated: MRILILAWRIWFYLLTGLLIVFLIPFLLILISNPLWYGKFYWVVRNFWAKPILWGMGLFPKIQQEMPFKSGQSYMLVANHVSMIDIMLMMYCSTQPFVFVGKKELSKLPVFGYFYKRVAILVDRSDAKSRKQVYDHAKKRLELGLSICIFPEGGIPEEFVILDQFKDGAFRLAIEHQISIIPMTFLDNKKRFPWRLTAGAPGRLRVHIHAFESTKGLSLEDKNALKNHIRNLILQDLISYQK
- the ccoG gene encoding cytochrome c oxidase accessory protein CcoG, translating into MAEQNKEVFRDSIGTISEEGKRAWVYPKKPSGKFYNYRKYVSYFLLLFLFTAPFIKIEGNQFLMFNVLERRFNIFGLPFWPQDFYLFVISMIIGVVFVTLFTVAFGRIFCGWICPQTIFMEMVFRRIEYWIDGDRGAQMRLDKQPWNGEKIRKRLLKWSIFFIISFAISNIFLAYLIGSDELLKLIADGPLAHLSTFVALLIFTGIFYFVFSWFREQACIIACPYGRLQGVLLDNQSIVVAYDYKRGEGENGRKKFRKNEDRQALGYGDCIDCMQCVHVCPTGIDIRNGTQLECVNCTACIDACDEVMEKVGYPKGLIRYASEENIAKKAPFKFNLRMKGYTAVLSALIIVLIGMLFLRSELQATVLRLPGQLYQHEPDDVISNVYTYKIINKTTKDFENVSFKVVSPIAADVVLVSKETIFIPKQGMAEGTLFIKTKDFLLKDDTTVFEIEVYSNGKKIESTKTTFLGPRIFR
- a CDS encoding cbb3-type cytochrome c oxidase N-terminal domain-containing protein, giving the protein MRNFTSFLRVTSIVALAALVAEFFLGSWEKPAIITYPEIPVFLVFLTIVLIIVEIMLGSLKTLAEAIMTEEQRQKHKEAAKNAWYRRFYAKMLDQKPIEKESEIILDHDYDGIKELDNTLPPWWVYMFYLTIIFAGIYMVRYHILGADNQKTEYEKAVAEAQLQIEEYKRNAPDLLNADNVELLTDAADISAGKVAFETNCVACHMADGGGGIGPNLTDDYWILGGGIKEIFTTISEGGREGKGMVPWKSTLKPREIAQVASYIKSLRGKTPANPKEPEGDLWVEQTTSQDTQEQEVSL